In the genome of Cyanobacteria bacterium GSL.Bin1, the window TAGCGAACGGGGGAACGATTGGGGGTGCGTTCATAACCGCAAAAGAGTTCTGGCGGGCGATGATAGGGCTGTTCGCTACACATCTCGATAATCGCTTGACTCAATTCTAAGGCTTGTTCGACAAAGCCCAGCGCTCGTAAGCCGGCAGCAATAATGCCGTTATCATGGGGCCAAACTGTTCCTAAATGATAGCCCATGGGGTTATAAGCCGGAGAAAGACTACTGAGGGTACGAATGCCCCAACCACTAAATAAATCAGGGGCTTGCAAGCGTTCGGCAACGCTATGGGCTTTATCGGGATCTAAAATATCTAAGCCAAGACAGTGACCGGGGTTGGAGGTGATACTATCAATGGGTTGTTTCTGTTCATTGATGGCAAGGGCATAATAGCCTTGCTCGGGAAGCCAAAAGTCTTTGTTGAATTGGGCTTTGAGGGTTTGGGCTTCTTCGTGCCAGCGATCCGCTAGATCGAGGCGTTTTTTGAGACGGGCAAGTTGACTAAGGCGCATTTTCGCGGCATAGATATACCCTTGCACTTCACACAGCGCGATCGCGCCGGTGGCTAATTTCCCTTTGCGGTCAACAATACAGTCGCCAGAGTCTTTCCACCCTTGATTCTGTAAGCCCCCGGGCGATTCGCAATGATAATACAAGTAGCCGGTTTTTTCACGGGTGCGGTCAATCCAAGCCATCGCGGCGAGGGCATTGTCCCACAATTGGTTAAATAAGTATTCATCATGAGTCCAGGTGTAATATTCGGAGTAGAGAATTAACCACAATGGGGTGGCATCGACTGTTCCATAATAGGGGGTATGGGGAATTTCTCCACACCGTGCCATTTCCCCAGAGCGCAGTTCATGGAGAATTTTGCCGGGTGCTTCCTCTCGCCAGGAATCATCTACCTGACCCTGATATTCGGCTAAGGTGAGGAGAGTTTGTCGAGCAATACTGGAATCTAAAATTAAAGTTTGCCAAGCCGAAATAATGGAGTCGCGACCAAACAAGGTAGCAAACCAAGGAATCCCCGCCGAGAGAATTTTGCCTTCACCGGAGGTTTGACCGAGTAAATAAATATCTTTTTCCGCCCGTTCAATAATTTGATTTAAGGCTCGGTTATCGGTGCAAATATGAGTAATTTCCTTTTGCCATTGTTGTTGTTCATTGACTTCAGAACCATGGGCTTGTTTCAATGTCATAGGCGCACTGACGATTGAGGCGGGTTTATTGCTAAGCATCGGCTGTAAGCGATACCCAATCTTTTGCGTTTCGTGGGCGTTTAAACTCAAATCCCAAAGCGCTGTATAGCCTTGGAAGCTACTGGGGAGTTGATGGCTAAATTGAATCCGTGACTCCATTAACGCTTCGTCCAAGCCTTGATACGCCAAGATCAATTCTCCGGTTTCTTCTACTAAAGATTGAATGTTATGACCGTTGGCTTTTTGCGGTAAAACTTGTCGCATCAAATGTCCGACTTGTGAACGCTTTCGTCCGCGAATTTGAAATAGGTCGGCAAAATCAGCATTGAAACTAAGACTGATTTGAAACTGAACAGGATCAGTGTTGTAATTGGTAATGGTGAGTTCTTCAAAGAGTGCCCCCTGAAGGACAATATCCCGTTGAATGCCAATGGTTTCAGCTTTCAAGTGATCCGGGAAGTAAGGATTTGAGCAGAGGACAGACAGGGCAAACCCTTGTTGAGCGGTGCTACTGAGGAGAATCGGGGCGTGTCCTTCGATTTGTAGTTCCAGGCGATTGAGAAAACGGGTATCTTTGCAGAAAAATCCCAAGCTCGCATCCACTTGTTCATTGTGACAGTTAATGTTGCCAATGGTATCCGTAATTAGGAAAAGGTCGTCTTCTTTTAAGGTGAGAGTGGGTTGTAACCGTTCCGTGCGACTACAGTGCCACTCTGGAATCGGGAGTTGTTCAGCTTCGGCAAAGGTTCTACCATCAAATTCAATGATATCAAGGGTTTCTTGGGACATGACGTTTCCTCCTACTTCATAAGTAATGCCGGGGCTTGCAAACAATCATTACCTTGTCGCTTTTCCTCAAGACTGGTTCGATAAACTGCTTCGTAGCCATCGGTCATGCGTTTGAGGTTAAAGTTTTCTTCAACGTCGGTGCGACAACGGTGACGGGAGAGATGCTGGATTTGCGAAACGGCTGTTACACATTCTTTAACTGTCTGGCAAATAAAACCGGTTTCACCGTGAGTCATGATCTCGGGGGTTGATCCCATCGCCATCGCTATCACCGGTGTGCCACAAGCGAGAGATTCAATGATGACTAGTCCAAAGGGTTCGCGCCAAGTAATGGGGAAGAGGGTCGCGATCGCGCCGCCCATCAGGGCATTTTTCTGTTCGTGGTCGGCTTCTCCCAGAAATTGAATCTGTTTGCCATCGAGATGAGGGGCAATTTCTTGGTCAAAGAAGGTTTGATCCACAGCATCGATTTTACCCGCCATTTTGAGGGGATATTGGGTTTGTTTGGCAATCTCAATGGCGAGATGCGGTCCTTTTTCTGGTGACATCCGCCCCAGAAACGCGAGATAAGGCGGATCTTGGGGTTGGGGATAAAACTGGAATTGTTGATACGCGATCGCGTTGTAAACGGTCGCGACATAATTTAATCCTAATTCCGGTCGGCGTTGCGAATTAGAAATGCTGACAAAATGTTGCTGACTATGTTGCTGGAAAATCGGTGCCATCCAACTGGGAATGATCCCATGTAAGGTGTGGACGACTGGGGTTTTGGTTAGATTCGCATAGGGAAACGCGGTGTAGCCGATATGGGAGTGAATCAGATCAAATTTTTGGGCTTGGGAAAATACTTTGCTGAGTTGCATTTGCTCATAAACATGATACTCAGCCAGAGAAAAGCCTAAGGATCGTAGGGGTTTTTCACAGCAAGGGTCTAATGTGGCGAGAGTTTCTGAGTCACCTGTGGCAAATAGAGTGACCTCGTGACCCCGTCGCACTAATTCATCTGTGAGTAAACTGACTACTAATTCTGTTCCGCCGTAAGTGGGAGGAGGCACTTTTTCCCAGAGGGGCGCAATTTGAGCAATTCTCATTACAAACCTCCTGAAACGAACAATCGAATGTTTGCAATTCCTAATCTTCGGAGTTTTTATTTTAATTTAATCTTTCCAACATCGACCTTACTCCAACCTCTGTCTGCTTTCCTAGTCGGAACTTCCCTACCGGTAGTAGGGAAAACCGACCGCTACTTACTATGTTAATTGAAAACGCGTTGCCACCACGGTTCTGAAGCCTCCTCTCCTGGATCGACAAAATCAATGGAACGCTTCACTTGCTCTAAATTCCAGCCCGTTAAATTAGAAAGGGTTTGGGCACTGCGTTCTTGACGATCGCGCACCTGTTGATAATAGTCTCTTGCTTCGCGACAATCGGCTTCTCCTTCATAAGGATGACGAATCACATATCGTCCTTGAAAAAATTCGCGGTTTGGGGTTTCTTGAAAGCGTAAATCTTGAGGATATAAATTACGGTTATAGCGCACATGCAGACGGGTCATAAACACTGAAGCATCATCCCAAAAAACACCTGCTTTTCTTAACTCTTCTTGATTGAGCGGGCGGGCTGAACAAGGGTCACAATTTCCCATATCCCAAGCATATTCTAAAAAGATCGCTTTTCCCTGATTTTGCTCCCAACTTTTTTCAAACATCGCTTGGTAAAAGTCAGGAAATTTTTCTTCTTCTTTGATATAGACGGGAATATCCACATCCGAGGGAATTTTGACGGTGCGATAGTTCGTTACTTCCGTTTGACCTTTGGGAGAAAGTAAGTAAACCAATAAGTCTTGATTCCCCTGTGCGTTCAATGTTCCTAAACGAATCGGTAACATAAAACGAGAGGATTCAAATGCCATTTGTAAGGGACGTAGTGCAGAGAATTTGTCTGGATTATAGTTGTCTAAATTGACTTTTGCGACGAAGAATTTTAAGTTTTGACGAATGTAGGGTTGTAACAGTTTGCTGGCACCATCAGGAATATTGTAGTTGTTTGTTTGTAACCAGGTTTCTAACCCGTTTGATTCGGTTGCACTGAGAATAACGATGGAATATTCTCCCACATTAAACTGTTCTTCTACAGTGACACCCAAAGCATCTGCCGATGGACTTCCCATCGCATTCGGAGCACTTGATTGTTGAGATTCTAAAGCAAAGGGACGGACCGGGCGACAGGGATTATCATCAAAATACTCTACTAAACGCGGTGCGCTAAAACTATCGATCCGTTCAATAATTTTAGGGTCTTGAACTTGCACTTGTTCCTCTTTTAAAATAACGGGAACAGGAACAACAAGGGCAAAATTTTCAAGTTCTCCTTGATAATCGTTTGCCATGGTTAAGACCATTCGCTTACCATCGCGGGCAATAATAACCTGTGAGGCTTGATTATATAAATCGCCGTCAGCTTGGGCAACATAGAAGCCACAAAAAGCAAAAGCAGCATTAACATTAAAAAGAAACGCTGCGATCGCGCTCATTAAAATCGCCAAAAATTTAAAGCTATACTGTTTCATTTTTAGTCCCTCCCAATTGATAAATTGTCCAAGCCCAATTAAATCGTTTTCCTTGCCAAATCGTATCCACAATTGGCGTTAATAAAGAGCAGAAAAATAGGGCAACAAAAGGAGCCGTCGTGAGAAAGAATTGATACTTTAGGATTAGGGTCAACAGCGCGATCGCGCTTGCCCAAATCACTCGTCCCCATTTTCCATCAGGAATGGAACGGGGATCACTGAGCATGAAAAAGGCAAATAATAATAAACTGCCACTATTTAGTTCATGCCAAAAAATATCTGCACCAAACCCCAGCCACATATTACGAATGAGAATTCCCATGCTATAAACCAGCAAAAAAACTGCGGTAGTTTCCCAACGTCCCAGCCAACTCAAAATCAAACCGCCAATACTAACAAATAATAATGCTAAGACAAAAGACTCACCCCATTGTCCTGGTGAAATCCATGCTTGATTGGTCAATCCTAAAACAGCAATAATGCCAAAATTAGCCGGATTAAAGATATGTTTACCGCGATATTTAATCAGGAATTTACTTAGGATGGCGCAAGTAGCAGCAACCCCCATTACTCCTAGAGAGTTCGTTCTTAGCAACAAACATAATCCTAAGCCAGTAATTAAGGAACTACGAGAAATGACTTCTACATTTTCCTGCTTTTTAATTAAGAAATTGGCAAGATATTGTACACTCAAACTAACCGTAAGAGCAGTCATTATAATGGGCAAGTTTATGGCGAAGTCAAAGCTATAGCTGATTAGTCCTAAACTTAAGAATCCAGTTAATGCTAAAACTTGTAAATCTCGCAAATCAATTTTTAATTGCGGTATTTGCTTCATTACTAATCCACTCAGTAATTTTAATTGACTTGATTGAATTAATAGAAGCAAATTTTTATCATAGGTTCCCTTTGAAACCAGTACATTTTTAGACAAGCATTTTGATGACTGTCACGGCATTAGCAGTATTGCTTGCTACCTCAAAAATACATTTTAAGAGTTTTTTAAATTGTAATATTTTTTAATATGATGCTAAATTTTTATAACTTTTGTGGCTTGAGCAAAAAAAGTAGGTTAAGTTTCATGACTTAACCTACAGCATGATTGGTTTCCAGATTGTTTTTCTCATAAACACACTTCTTTATTCACTATCAAGACTAACGGCACCAGCACCGCTTGCGATGAGTAAGAGTAACCCACCAATTAACCCTAAATTTTTAAAGAAAGCAATGCTCTCTTCTGGATTAACCCAAAAGTCATGAAAAATCAGGGTTGTGGGAATGAGAAAAATAAGGAGAATAACGGCTCCCCATTGCACCTTAAATCCCAGTAAAAGGGAAATAGCACCCACTAATTGGAAAATAATGTTTCCTGCTAGTAAGACAGTTGGAATGGGTAAGCCCATTTCTGCCATTCTGGCTTGGGTTTCACTAAAGGTACTCAGGTTGCCAATTGCACCATTAAAGAAAATTAAGCACAGACAAATGCGACCAAAAAGAGGAAGATAACTCATTAATCAGCAAGTTTGAGACACTAAACTATATTTTCAGATTACCTTAACGTTAAAGACAAAACTGACCCGTGATCAAATCTATTTATCTTAAGTTAGTGACAGACGCGATCGCGCTTTATTGAGCAATACAGAGACTATGTAATGCACCCGCTACTTTGAAACCATAACCATTAGATCATATTCTAATCGCGCAGGATTAAACTGACTGGGATAGTTTCCAATATTCAGCATCTTCTGCATCTAAATCCGCTTCAATTTTATTACGATTGGCGTGATAATAGGCTAAAGCAGCATACACTTGAGCAAGGGTAAGATGACTCAAACGACGAGCAATTTCTTCAGCACTTGCACCTTGTTTGTAGAGAACCACTACTCGACGGACAGATGTTTTTGTCCCTGTAATCATCGGGCGACCTTTACCAACATCTGAGGAAGTTGTAACTAATGTACCAATATCAGTCGTAGCAGACATCATTGAGTTAACAGTAACAGGTTATTTTCTCTAGCCTATCATTGAAGGAAGAAGAGGAAGCGCGATCGACGCGGAGCGTCGCTGAGCTTTGCTCAATCGCGCCTTCTATTTACTATTCATAACTTTTTCGATCAATTCGTTATAATTTAGGAAGGTTAGAATTAAATGTTATTTAAAGATGAGTAACAAGCTAAGCAAGAAGCAAAAAACTAAAACAATTGGTGAACGTTTAGCAGAGGAAGAGATTATCTTTGGGGAAGGAGATATTAATTTATCAGAACGTGAAACGCGCAAAGCAAATGCTCATAAAGCGGTGAACAAACGTCATCGATCCGATTAATGTGAATGGATCAATTAGCATTAATAGACGCGGGTCCGTTAATTTCTTTTTATAACAAGCGGGACAAATATCACAAGCAGATTATCGAATTTTTTCGAGATACCTCTATTACTCAGCTAGTTACAACAGATGCTTGCATTGCTGAAGTAATGTATAGCTTAGGGCAAATTAAGGGACAGTCTCATCAGCTACAAGCTCAATTTTCTCGACATATTAATAAAGAAATTTGGCATCGAGAACCTTTAATACAGGAAGATTTTTTAAGAATCGCTGATTTATTCCAAAGATATAATAATGTTCCTGCTGATTTTGCTGATTTATCACTGGTTGTTATTTCTGAACGGCTTGATATTTATCAGATCGTAACTTTAGATAGCGACTTTGATATTTATAGGAGATTTGATCAATCTACACATTCCTTCGTTCGGATCTTCTATCCCAATTCTGAAGTATAGCAGTTCCTAAGCGGGTGAGGTACAAAATTATCGGTTTCGGGAATAGGGAATAGGGAACAGGGAATAAAGGATGTACTTCATGAGAATAAGAATTG includes:
- a CDS encoding DUF433 domain-containing protein; this translates as MSATTDIGTLVTTSSDVGKGRPMITGTKTSVRRVVVLYKQGASAEEIARRLSHLTLAQVYAALAYYHANRNKIEADLDAEDAEYWKLSQSV
- a CDS encoding glycosyltransferase, coding for MRIAQIAPLWEKVPPPTYGGTELVVSLLTDELVRRGHEVTLFATGDSETLATLDPCCEKPLRSLGFSLAEYHVYEQMQLSKVFSQAQKFDLIHSHIGYTAFPYANLTKTPVVHTLHGIIPSWMAPIFQQHSQQHFVSISNSQRRPELGLNYVATVYNAIAYQQFQFYPQPQDPPYLAFLGRMSPEKGPHLAIEIAKQTQYPLKMAGKIDAVDQTFFDQEIAPHLDGKQIQFLGEADHEQKNALMGGAIATLFPITWREPFGLVIIESLACGTPVIAMAMGSTPEIMTHGETGFICQTVKECVTAVSQIQHLSRHRCRTDVEENFNLKRMTDGYEAVYRTSLEEKRQGNDCLQAPALLMK
- a CDS encoding DoxX family membrane protein, whose product is MSYLPLFGRICLCLIFFNGAIGNLSTFSETQARMAEMGLPIPTVLLAGNIIFQLVGAISLLLGFKVQWGAVILLIFLIPTTLIFHDFWVNPEESIAFFKNLGLIGGLLLLIASGAGAVSLDSE
- a CDS encoding DUF2330 domain-containing protein translates to MKQYSFKFLAILMSAIAAFLFNVNAAFAFCGFYVAQADGDLYNQASQVIIARDGKRMVLTMANDYQGELENFALVVPVPVILKEEQVQVQDPKIIERIDSFSAPRLVEYFDDNPCRPVRPFALESQQSSAPNAMGSPSADALGVTVEEQFNVGEYSIVILSATESNGLETWLQTNNYNIPDGASKLLQPYIRQNLKFFVAKVNLDNYNPDKFSALRPLQMAFESSRFMLPIRLGTLNAQGNQDLLVYLLSPKGQTEVTNYRTVKIPSDVDIPVYIKEEEKFPDFYQAMFEKSWEQNQGKAIFLEYAWDMGNCDPCSARPLNQEELRKAGVFWDDASVFMTRLHVRYNRNLYPQDLRFQETPNREFFQGRYVIRHPYEGEADCREARDYYQQVRDRQERSAQTLSNLTGWNLEQVKRSIDFVDPGEEASEPWWQRVFN
- a CDS encoding PIN domain-containing protein, which codes for MDQLALIDAGPLISFYNKRDKYHKQIIEFFRDTSITQLVTTDACIAEVMYSLGQIKGQSHQLQAQFSRHINKEIWHREPLIQEDFLRIADLFQRYNNVPADFADLSLVVISERLDIYQIVTLDSDFDIYRRFDQSTHSFVRIFYPNSEV
- a CDS encoding amylo-alpha-1,6-glucosidase, which translates into the protein MSQETLDIIEFDGRTFAEAEQLPIPEWHCSRTERLQPTLTLKEDDLFLITDTIGNINCHNEQVDASLGFFCKDTRFLNRLELQIEGHAPILLSSTAQQGFALSVLCSNPYFPDHLKAETIGIQRDIVLQGALFEELTITNYNTDPVQFQISLSFNADFADLFQIRGRKRSQVGHLMRQVLPQKANGHNIQSLVEETGELILAYQGLDEALMESRIQFSHQLPSSFQGYTALWDLSLNAHETQKIGYRLQPMLSNKPASIVSAPMTLKQAHGSEVNEQQQWQKEITHICTDNRALNQIIERAEKDIYLLGQTSGEGKILSAGIPWFATLFGRDSIISAWQTLILDSSIARQTLLTLAEYQGQVDDSWREEAPGKILHELRSGEMARCGEIPHTPYYGTVDATPLWLILYSEYYTWTHDEYLFNQLWDNALAAMAWIDRTREKTGYLYYHCESPGGLQNQGWKDSGDCIVDRKGKLATGAIALCEVQGYIYAAKMRLSQLARLKKRLDLADRWHEEAQTLKAQFNKDFWLPEQGYYALAINEQKQPIDSITSNPGHCLGLDILDPDKAHSVAERLQAPDLFSGWGIRTLSSLSPAYNPMGYHLGTVWPHDNGIIAAGLRALGFVEQALELSQAIIEMCSEQPYHRPPELFCGYERTPNRSPVRYPVACSPQAWATGTVFQLLQLMINLQPDAANNCLRIIHPTLPSSIQSLSLDNLKIGETVLDLEFEQSDGATACRVVRKRGNLRVVIEA
- a CDS encoding Na+-transporting NADH:ubiquinone oxidoreductase, subunit NqrB encodes the protein MKQIPQLKIDLRDLQVLALTGFLSLGLISYSFDFAINLPIIMTALTVSLSVQYLANFLIKKQENVEVISRSSLITGLGLCLLLRTNSLGVMGVAATCAILSKFLIKYRGKHIFNPANFGIIAVLGLTNQAWISPGQWGESFVLALLFVSIGGLILSWLGRWETTAVFLLVYSMGILIRNMWLGFGADIFWHELNSGSLLLFAFFMLSDPRSIPDGKWGRVIWASAIALLTLILKYQFFLTTAPFVALFFCSLLTPIVDTIWQGKRFNWAWTIYQLGGTKNETV